Genomic segment of Mucilaginibacter sabulilitoris:
AGTATGACAGGGCCTGTTTTGATGCAGTAATTATTGATGGTAAAAGCGGCTTCGAACCAGCCACACCATCACAGGTAAGGATAAAAAAGGCAAAAGGCCATTTTATAAAAGAACTGGTCAAACTGCCGACTGATACCTTGTTGAAACTTTTTGATAAACTGGAAAGAACGGATATCACAGCAATAGAATTGCAGAATAAAAAGGATTCTGCATTGATGTTTGAGCTTCAAAATAACCGGGGCAAGGACCTGACGAACATGGAAAGGTTAAAATCTTATTTTATGTACCAGATGTATGTTTACAGTCCCGAGGAAGAGACCAACATCAATATTGAATATGTTTCCAACGTTTTCAAAATGATCTACCTGATCATTAATGACCTGAACACCTTAACCGAGGATAATGTGCTAAACTACCATTGCCAGGCCTATGTAAAGGGTTACAGCTATCGTAAGATTGAAGACATCAAGGAAGTACTGCTTGCCTCAAAAGACAAGATCAAATGGATCAAAGACTTTATCAATGAACTGCATACCTCGTTTACCAATATCAAAAAGATGGAGCGATCAAACCTATCCTATCTGAAAGATCTCCGTAAGCTAACGATACCAGGGTTTGTTTATCCGTTTGTTATCAAGGGGTATAAATACCTGGGTAGCGATGAAGAATCGCTTAATCAACTTTACCACATACTTGAAATTGTTGTTTTCCGCTACCGGCTGATCAATTCACGGGCGGACCTCATCAGCAGGCTCAATGAGATTTTGGGTGCGTTTAAAGGCGACCTGGAAAAATTGAGGATGAACTTTAAAAATAAATTTAACGATGCCTGGTACTGGGGTGATTTCAGAATCAAGCAGTATCTTGACGGCTATATGTATAACAGCCGCGTTTTATCTTATCTGCTGTGGAAATACGAAAACTCCATTCAGAACCGAGGTTATCATATTGGCAGCGTCAAGATAACAGATGAGCAAATTGAACATATTTCGCCGCAGACACCTACCAACGGCGATGCGATAGAGAGCGGTTACGATACCAATGCAGACCGCAAATATGAGCAGCCATTTTTAGACGAATATTTGAATTGCCTGGGCAACCTGATGCTGATCTCGCCATCACATAATGCCTCTATTGGAAACGATCCCTTTTCAGATAAAGTAGAATCATATAACGACAACCCCTTATTAAAACAGCAGGCGGAGATAAAAACTTTTGTTGATCCTTCGACGCCTTTTAAGTGGGATATGGCCGCCATTGATCGTAGACATGTTCGCATTGTAGATGGTTTTGCGGTAAAAAAATGGGATTTTGACAGCATCAATATCGGAGAACCTGTGTTAAATTAAACAATGGAATGGAGCAGGCAACTGATAAAATCAAGCTGTCGGAACTGGATGGCCTTTATGGGAGTATTCGAAAAATCAGGGAAAATGTTTTTAAACATGTCCCTATCAGTCAGCTATTAGGATATAACATTACCAATATTGTTTATTATACGCTAAAGCAATTTAATTTTCGAAAGCCGATTCCCCGGGGCGATGTTCCAGCAATTGAAAAAGCCTGTGTTACCATTCTTACCAAGACCACCTATTATATTAAGGGGAAAATCGATCCTGAATTTGAAAGAGAGGGGCCGCCTTATGACCCTATTCAACATTACTTTAAAGAGATATTGGGGTTTAATAAACTTCCGGGGCGGGTATTTGATGAACTGGATGCCTTAGTCCGTGCTGACCTAAAAGAAGTTATGGCGCTTATTGAACGCTATGAGGCAGAGCCGGTCATCAAAACCTACCTGGAAACCGGAGAAAGAAGAAGTCAGCATGAGGGGAAAATCCGGCTGGACTTTTATGAGCGCTGCCTGGCGGAGCGCGACCGGATCGTTAAATACCTGACGAGTGATCTGGAATATCGTGCGCTTTTCAAAGCCACTGAACAAAGTGACCGGCTTTCGAACTCATTAATGATGTTTGATGGTTTCCGCGACAGGCCTTACCGTTGGAGCCAGCCATATCACCTGGAATATTTTGACTATAAAAAAATAAACACATGTCGGCACCGGCTGGACGAAGTTGTTATCCGAAAAATCCCGGCTTTGGAAAAACTATACCAAATCGGCAAAAAAACAACCTTTTACAGCGAACTGCAAAAGCTTTTTCCGATACCTTACCTGTTTGAACAGATATTTAATTTTTACATTCCCCGGAATCCGAAAGTTGCCGAACGCCTGCCTGTATTTAAAGAATTACGTTTGTTGTTTAAAGCAAGACGCTGGTACGGTTTTACTGCTTTGGCCTTAACACAGGTTGAAGGCGTATTTTCTGATATGACTGCCATTATCAATCCCGAAAAGCCATTGAGTTCCCTTTCAAATAAAGTACTTGCGGTGCGGCCCTATTACGAATATCATGAAAGGGTCTTTGATTACTTTGAGTATATACTTCCGCGGATCAGGAACCGTTTTCTTCATTCTGGCAGTATTGGAGACTGGGATTTTAAGATCATCGCTTATGACCTGATCTATGACCTGCACTATATCCTGCGGGTTTTCCTGGAATTGAAAGACAATCAGGTCAAATTAACCAATATGCTGAATGGCGACCTCGTAGATTCAATTTCCAGCCTCGGTGCATTTAACGATCTTTTTGAAATCTTAAAAGAACTGCGGGCAAGGCAAAAAAGCCATCCAAAAAACATGGAACTTAATGAGTTGATGATGCGTTGGGACGACTTTGAAAAAAACACACTGAAAGATTCGGGTACACTGGAATACTTTGCCGATCAGGTATTAACAACCCTAAATGAGCTAACGACTAAATTCTTTGAGACCGTCTATTTTAATACCGGCTGGACAGAAAAACAGATTGACCTGGCGGGCATGAAATCTAAAGAAGTGAAAGAGCAGCTACCGGAAATAAAGGCTGTACTGACAGAATATAGCTGGCATTTTCAGGAACAGGTTAAACAGATCATGGATATGTATGCGTTTTTAAAAGCTTATAAAACTTATTTACCCAGTTTTCCTGCTACTGCAGCTGCCAAACTTAACGAGTTGATTAAACAAGAGAAGGAA
This window contains:
- a CDS encoding DUF262 domain-containing protein, translating into MYFKSTTVSGLFDSTQRHFIIPVYQRAYSWETEQLDVFLNDLKEQIQGGNNYFLGNILLETIIKDVEYEVIDGQQRLTTLMIFFRAMISVLASRQKTEEVDIDLQIKAYIYLKAGGNIKLRPVEYDRACFDAVIIDGKSGFEPATPSQVRIKKAKGHFIKELVKLPTDTLLKLFDKLERTDITAIELQNKKDSALMFELQNNRGKDLTNMERLKSYFMYQMYVYSPEEETNINIEYVSNVFKMIYLIINDLNTLTEDNVLNYHCQAYVKGYSYRKIEDIKEVLLASKDKIKWIKDFINELHTSFTNIKKMERSNLSYLKDLRKLTIPGFVYPFVIKGYKYLGSDEESLNQLYHILEIVVFRYRLINSRADLISRLNEILGAFKGDLEKLRMNFKNKFNDAWYWGDFRIKQYLDGYMYNSRVLSYLLWKYENSIQNRGYHIGSVKITDEQIEHISPQTPTNGDAIESGYDTNADRKYEQPFLDEYLNCLGNLMLISPSHNASIGNDPFSDKVESYNDNPLLKQQAEIKTFVDPSTPFKWDMAAIDRRHVRIVDGFAVKKWDFDSINIGEPVLN